The nucleotide window TCCCCGCAAGTCCGTTATAGCGGACATTATTTAAAGATTGGTGGACAATGAGAATGGCATTGTTGACAACCGTACCGATTAAAATGATAAATCCCAGCATACTCAGAACATCAAACCCCTGGGGAGCAATAAAGTTGTTGACGGCCCAAAGCCCGACAAGACCGCCTGCCGCAGCCAGAGGAATGGTAAAAAGAATGATAAAGGGATATAAAAAGTTTTCAAATAAGGCCGCCATCAAAAGATAGGTGATTATCAAAGCCAGAAGCAGGTTCCATTGAAGGGCCTTGCGGGTTTCCACAAGTTTATCTGCATTGCCGCCCACAGACACATTAACGGTTTTCAGTGTTCCTGTTTCTTTTACAGAAGGAATAATCTCATTTTCAATGAGTTCCATGGCGCTTTGCAGGGCCAGATCGGCAGGCGGTGTTACCTGGAGGGTAATGGTCCTGTTTCGTTCCAGGTGATTTATCTGTGGCATTCCCTCGCTGTATGATACTTGTGCCACATCCCTGACCCGGATCAGGTCTCCAAAGCTGTTGACAATGGTGCTGTTTAAAATATCCTCTGGTGAGGTGCCAAACGAATCCCTGCCTTTGAGTACCAGATCAACCTGTTTGATTCCCTCTGGACGGTATTCTTCGATTTTACGGCCATCCATTAGAATATCGACATAAACACCCAACTCTTCCGGTGTAAGGCCGTTGGCTGCAAGTTTTTCTTTGTTTGGGATGATTTGCACCTCGGGATAGCTGGCTTCAAGGGACGGAACCGGGCGGACCTGTGTGTTTTGCATTTTTGATTGTATGGTGCCGAACAGGGCATATGCCGCCTGGAGAATATCTTGAATGTTTTCTCCTGAAATATTGACATCCACGGTTCTGCCTTTTCCAATATCTGATTCAAAAATACCGGTTTGAATACTGACGCCGAAAACCCCCGGAATGTCCCCCATTACCCTGGTAAAAAGAGGGATCAGTTCCCTGGCACGGGTTTCATGGGTGCTGATCCCGCCAAACAGCGTGATACGGTCAGCGCCCACAAAAAACATATGCTTGATCATGGGAAATCCTTCTTTGTCGTCTTCTTCAAAATACGGCTGGGTTTGCTTGTATATGTTTTTGCCCATGCTTTTGAGTTTTTCCACTGAATAACCAGGTGGCGGAATGAGAATATTCAAAATAAGATTTCTATTGCCCTGGGGCAGATATTCTGCACTGGGAAGCAGCCATGATGTCAGGCCAATGGACAGGCTGGTAAACACAATAATGGTTGCCAGCCGGGTAATGGTGTTTTTCATGCTCAGGTTGCTGAGTTTCATTATTATGCCGGACAGAAAAGGGCCTACAATGCTTTTTTGCAGACGGTTGGTCTTGATGTCGTTTCTTTTTTTGTAAAACAGGTGAAACAGTGTGGGAATAACGGAAACAGAAACAATGAGACTCAGGAAAATGGAAGATGTAATGGCAATGGCGATGTCACGGAACAACTGCCCTGCCTCTTCCTGGATAAAGATGACCGGTAAAAATACGGCAACAGTTGTGGCTGTGGAAGCAAGAACCGCGCCCCATACCTCTTTTGTCCCTTCATATGCGGCGTCAAAAGCGCTTTTGCCGGTTTTGCGGTGCCGGTCTACATTTTCAAGCACCACAATGGAGTTGTCCACCAGCATGCCCACGGCAAATGATATTCCCGCCATGCTCACAACATTAAGGTTTCTTCCCAGCAGCCAGAGAAAGATAAAACAGCCTATAGCTGAAATGGGAATTGCAATGCCTGTGATCAGCGTTGTCCTGACACTTCTTAAAAACAGCAGAAGAACACCGATTGCCAAAAGACTTCCGATGACTATATTGCGTTTAACCAGGTCGGTTGCTGTATTAATGTAAGGACGTTGATCATATACTATTTCCAGGTTCAGGTTGTTGTCGGCAAGGATGGTGCTGTTCAGCTTTATAACAGCTTTTTCCACGGCATCTGTCATGCTTAAAACATTGGCCCCTTTTTCCTTTTTTACACCCACTACAATTACCTGCACTCCATTGGTCAGAACTGAAGCAGCTTCTTTTTTATACCCTTTTTCAACCTTTGCCACATCCCGCAGATAGACCCGTTTGATTCCGTCATCAAAAATAACCACATCAAGGGCATCCTCAGGAGTTTGAAACTGGTTTATGGTTCGGATGCGGTAATTTTTTTTGGACATGCCGAGAATGCCTGCGGAAATATTCTGGTTTGCATAGCGTATGGATGTGATGATCTGGTTTATGGACACATTATAGCGGGCCATTTTCTGGGCATCAATAATTACATCCAGAGTGGTGTCAGTGCCGCCAAATACCAGAAGGGAGCCTACACCGTTAATACGTTCCAGGTGTTGCCGGACATTATCCTCAAAAAATGTTTTGAATTGATTGATATGATTCTTGTTTTCATGTGTTGTTTTAAGGGTCATCCAGATGATGGGCGAGCTGTCAGCCCCGGAAGATTCTATGATGGGTTCGTTTACGTTTTCCGGATAATTGCCGACCTCTGCCATTTTATTGGATACTCTGAGCAGCGCGTCATCCAGGTCTGTACCGATTTTAAAGGACAGGGTGATTTCACCTAAGCCGTTGTAACTGGAACTTTCCATTTTGGTGAGTCCCTGCAGACCTTTCAGTACTTTTTCCTGTTTTTCAATGATTTCTTTTTCAATTTCATATGGTGTTGCGCCATACCAGGTCGTATTCACGGTAATCAAAGGAGTTTCAACATCCGGTGTCAGCTGGACCGGAAGTCTTTGGAGTCCGATCAGTCCGAACATGACCGTCATGATAACGCCCACTGCCACGGTTACCGGTTTGTTGATAAAAAAACTGATGATATTCATTTGATCTTCTCCGGCAATTTTGATTTTTTAAATAATTTCAGGTTATTTTGATTCAGATTGTTTCAACTCAGGCTGTTCTGATTTAATTGGTTCCGACAATGACAACAGACTGGCCCGGCCGAAGCCTTTCATTTCCCTCAACAATTATTGGCAGGCCATCTGTAAAATGTGCATTGTTAGCGCCAACACTGTTCCCCAGATAGGTCACTATGCTGACCGGCAGCATGGCTGCTTTTTTTTCCCTGATGGTATAAACAAAATCATTTCCCTGGAATTTTATTAATGCATCTCTTGGGATCATGGCCAGTTTTTGCGGGGTGCCGGTGGAAATAAACACCGTGGCCGACATGTTCTGGGCCACTTTTTCCAACATGGGAATGCGTATTTTCAAGAATACGTTTTTGGTTTTTGGATCTGCTATGGGAATTAGATTATCAATGGTTCCGGTGAGTTTTTTGTTATAGGCATTGATGGTGACCGGTACTTTTTGACCCACAAAAATAAATTTTAACAAGGTTTCAGCTATTGGTACTTTGATAAAAAGATCATTGACCGACCCGATACTGATCAAAATTTTTCCCTGCTGAACCCAGTCACCTGAATCCACATTTTTTTCAAGAATAATGCCGTCAAACGGCGCATTAATAACGCTTTTTCTTTTTTGGATCAGCAGTTTTTCCAGGGTTTTTTGTGCAGCGTATTTTTTTAAAACAGCCTCTTGATAAACAAACTCTGCATCATCATAATCTTTTTCCCTGATCGTGCTTTTTTTATACAAAGACGCCATTCGCTGATAATTTTTTTTTGAATGATTGATACTAAGCTCTGCCTGCTCAACTTGATTTTGATGGAGGACAATCTCTTTTTCAAGTATTTCAGTGTCCAGGTGAACCAAAGGGCTTGTTTTGGTAATCCTGTCACCTGTACTGACATCAATACGGGTGACCAGCCCTGAAACTTCTGAAGATACATAGCTTATACGTTCATAATAAAGTGTGCCGATAAAAGAACGGTTTTGGGCTACTTCTTGAAACATGATTTTTGAGATGACTACTTTTGCAGGGGGCGGCTCTTGAGCATAAACCATTGAACCATGGATAAAGGCCATAATCAACAGGAGTTGTAAAATACGCATAGATCCTCTCATAAATCCTCTCATAGCTTAGGGTGAATAGAGTACGGTGAAAATTATATAGAACCTATTTTTTGCCGGATTAAAAGTCAAGGTTAAAAGTAAAGGTTAAAAAAAATGCCGGTGTGAGTTTTTGACTTTTCAAGTAAAAGTGACTATATTATGCTTCACTTTTTTTGGGGGGATGGGTAAATGATGAACAAAAAGGCTCACTTTTTAAAATATGACAATACCCGGAATTAAAATAGGATCAGGATATGATGTTCACAGGCTTGTGCCGGACAGAAAGCTGATTATCGGCGGTGTGAATATTGAGTTTCATTTGGGTCTTGAAGGCCATTCAGATGCAGATGTGTTGATTCATGCGGTGTGTGATGCTGTTCTGGGTGCTGCAGGTCTTGGTGATATAGGAGATCATTTTCCTGATACAGATCAAAAATACAAAGGGATTTCAAGTATGACCCTGCTTGAAATATGTTCTGCAAAGCTAAATAAGGCAGGATATGAAATATCCAATATGGATTGCATAGTGTTTGCACAGGTTCCCAGGATCAGTCCGTACAAGAAAAAAATGGAAGCAAACATTGCAAGGGTGTTGAACATGGATTCAAACCTTGTAAATGTAAAGGCTACCACAACTGAAAAGTTGGGGTTTGTTGGAAAAGAGCAGGGCATTGCCGCCCAATGTACTTTATTGGCAATCAGTAAAACAAAAATAGTAAAATAACACAGTAAAACAAAAACAAAAAAAGCCATTTCCCGGAAAACCTAACAGGTTAAAATATAACTGGGGAAAACATAACAGACTAAATATAACAGGCTAAAATATAACGGGAAAATACAAATGAGTTTAAAAGTATACAATACATTACATGGCAGAAAAGAAGAATTTGTACCCTTGAATGAAGGCAAAGTAAAAATGTATGTATGCGGCCCCACCGTATATGATACAAGCCACATCGGCCATGCCCGTTCCGTTGTCGTGTTTGACACGATTCTCAGATGGCTTCAGGAACTTGAATATGAGGTCACTTATGTCAGGAATTTTACAGATGTGGATGATAAGATCATTAAAAAATCCAATGAGACAGGTGAAGCTTGTTCTGCCATTACAGAAAAATATATTGATGAATTCCACAATGAAATGGATGCTCTCAACGTATTAAGGCCCACTGTTGAACCCAAGGCCACCGAGCATATCCGGCACATTATTGATTTTATTCAGATGTTGATTGATAAAGGCAAAGCCTATCCTGTTGAGGGCGGAGACGTCTATTTTTCCATTGATTCTTTTAAGGAGTATGGAAAGCTTTCCGGCAGGAATCCCGATGACATGAGGGCAGGGGCCAGGATTGCCGTGGATGATAAAAAAAAGAGTCCTCTGGATTTTTCTTTGTGGAAGCCGGCAAAGCCGGGAGAACCTTGCTGGGAAAGCCCATGGGGCAAGGGACGTCCAGGTTGGCATATTGAGTGTTCTGCCATGAGTTATGAATATCTGGGAGAAGGGTTTGATATCCATGGGGGCGGCAAGGATTTGATTTTTCCCCACCATGAAAACGAACTGGCACAGAGTGAGGCGGTATTTGGCCGTCAATTTGTTAAATATTGGATTCACAACGGGTTTGTGGACATCAACAATGAAAAAATGTCAAAATCCCTGGGCAATTTCACCATGATCAAGGAAGTTCTGGATACCTATTCTCCCGAGGTTATCCGAATGTTTCTTTTGTCCAATCATTACAGAAGTCCCATTGATTACAGCGAAGATTCCATGCGGGAAGTTTCCATGGGTCTGGACAGAATTTATGCTTTTCTGGAGAGACTGGAAAATGCCGGTGTCAGCCTTTATGAGTCTCAACTTGACGGCTCTCGGATTGACGGCTCCCGGAAAGGAGAGCTGTGGAATGATTTTTGTGCTGCCATGAATGATGATTTTAATTCAGCCAAGGCCATAGCCTGTGTCTTTGAAGCGGTTAAAAAAGGTAACAGGCTGCTGGATGATGCAAATGACAGTCCTGGTGCAGATCTTCTTGAAACCTTGAATCTTTTCTATAACGACATTCATGCCATTTCCAATGTTCTGGGCATATTTTTACTGGATTCTAAATCCTATTTTAAGGCTAAAAAAGAAAAGGGTATGGCAGATATGGCCATTGATCCAGCTCAAATTGAAGCGTTTATTCAGGAGCGGGTGGATGCCCGTAAAAACAAGGATTTTGCAAGGGCGGATGAGATCAGGGACCATCTTCAAAGCATTAATGTTGTCCTTGAAGATGGCCCTCAGGGAACCACATGGCGATTTGAATAACGCTTTATTTTTTTTTCATCTTTGCCCAGGCATCCCTTAAAGTCACGGTCCTGTTAAACACGATCTGGCCGGTTGCGGCATCGTTTGAACCCGGATGTTCGGCGTCCGGGTTTTTATTATTCTGATTTTCAGAATCCGGATCTTTAGCGTCCATACTTTTAGAATCAGGGCAAAAGTATCCCAGACGTTCAAACTGGTATACGGTTTCAGGGGTTGCCAGAGCAAGAATTTTTTCCAGTTTGCAGGATTCAAGTTCTTCCAGGGAATGGGGATTTAAGTTTTCAATAAAATCCTGTTTGTCCTGTTCCGGGTTCTCATCTTTGAACAGACGGTCATAGAGCCGTACCTTTGCCTCAATGCAGTCATTGGCATTGACCCAGTGAATGGTGCCTTTGACTTTTCTTCCGTCAGGGGCGTTTCCCCCTTTTGTTTGCGGATCATAGGTGCAGATCAATTCTATTACATTGCCTGCTTCGTCCTTTACAATATCCTTGCAGGTCACAAGATAGGCATATCGTAACCTCACTTCCCGGCCTGGACCCAGGCGGAAGAATTTTTTGGGCGGATTTTCCATGAAATCATCTTGTTCCACATAGATGGTTTTGGAAAAAGCTATGGTTCGTGTGCCCATTTTTTCATTCTGAGGGTGATTTTTAGCTACAAGCTCTTCTGTCAGGTCATCGGGATAATTTTCAATAGTGACTTTCAAGGGTCTTAATACACCCATGACTCTGGGGGCTTTTTCGTTCAGGTCGTCTCTCAGGCAGCTTTCCAAAAGCCCCATATCAATTCGGCTGTCTTTTTTGGAAATGCCGATAATATTGCAGAATTTCCTGATGGATTCAGGCGTATATCCTCTCCTTTTCATGCCTTCAAGAGTTGGAAGCCTTGGGTCATCCCATCCCTGGACATGGTTTTCTTCCACAAGCCGCTGAAGTTTGCGTTTGCTCAAAATGGTAAAGTTGATATTCATTCTTGCAAATTCAATCTGCCTGGGATGGCATGGGGTTTCAAGTTCATCTAAAATCCAGTCATACAAGGGCCTGTGATCTTCAAATTCAAGACTGCACAAAGAGTGGGTAATGCCTTCCATGGCATCGGAAAGACAATGGGTAAAATCATACATGGGGTAGATGCACCACTGATCCCCTGTCCTGGGGTGGGAGGCTTTTTTTACCCTGTAAATGATTGGATCACGAAGATTGATGTTGGGCGAAGCCATATCTATTTTTGCCCGCAGGGTATGCTCACCCTCATCAAATTCACCGTTTTTCATCCGGGCAAACAGTCTTAAGTTCTCTTCAATTGATCTGTCCCTGTAAGGGCTGTTTTTACCTGGTTCTGTCAGGGTGCCTCGATATTCTCTGATTTCGTCTGCCTTAAGGCTGCACACATAGGCTTTGCCTTTTTTAATCAGCTGAACAGCGAAATCATGAAGCCTGTCAAAATAGTCGGATGCAAATAAAGGGGTTCCAAATTCAAATCCCAGCCAGCTGACGGTTGATTTGATGGAATCAATATAGACCTGTTTTTCTTTTGTCGGGTTGGAGTCATCAAATCTTAAATTACATTTGCCGTTAAACTGACTTGCCATATTGAAATTCAGACAAATGGATTTTGCATGCCCGATATGAAGATATCCATTGGGTTCAGGAGGAAAACGTGTGAGTACTTGACCGTTATTTTTATTGTTTTTTATATCTTCTTTGATAATCGATTCGATAAAATGTGTTTTTTTGATTTCTTCTTCCATTATCTTGGTATCCTTAAGCTTTTGTGATTAAATAGGAGCTTTTTAATTATCACATATTTGATTTGTGAGGCAAACACTAATACCCTGTGCTAAATAATTTACAGAGGCTTGATCACAACATCGGCCATTGGCATATTAACATCAGCAACAAACACCTCATGCTTAAACAGGCAAGGTGTTTATAAAATTTGGTAATGCCGTATTCTTGAAAAATCGTTTGCTTGAGCTTGATCGGTTTTTTAGAATTTTAGATCATGGATTCCCTGATTTTTGCAACTTCATTGCTTTCAATATATTCGTCAAAGGTCATTAGGCGATCAATAACCTCGCCTGGGGTTATTTCGATAATTCGGTTTGCCACGGAATTGACGAACTCGTGGTCGTGGGAGGTGAAAAGAATCACCTCCTGGAATTTGACCAGGCTGTCATTTAATGCCGTTATTGATTCCAGGTCAAGGTGGTTGGTGGGTTCATCCAGTATCAAGGCATTTGATTGGGAAAGCATCATCTTTGAGAGCATGCAGCGTACCTTTTCTCCACCAGAGAGCATGCTGATTTTTTTTAAGGCTTCTTCCCCGGAAAATAGCATGCGTCCCAGGAATGTCCGGGCAAAGCTTTCACCTTCTTTGGGTGGGGCAAACTGCAACAGCCAGTCGATAAGGCTCTGGTCGCCTTTGAAATAGGTGCTGTGTTCTTTGGGAAAATAAGACCGGGTGATGGTTATACCCCATTTGAACGTACCGCTGTCCGGTTCCATCTCTCCTGCCAGGATCTGGAAAAGAGTTGTCTTGGCCGGGCTGTTTTGGCCCACAAAGGCAATTTTATCACCGCCGTTGACTGTAAAGCTTACATTATTCAATACTTTTTCACCATCAATGGTTTTGGTGAGGTTCTCCACTTCCAGAATCACATTCCCGCATGACCGTTCCGGCTTAAAGCAAATAAAAGGGTATTTTCTTGACGACACCGGCATGTCTTCTAAAGTGAGTTTTTCTAAAAGTTTTTTACGGGAGGTGGCCTGCTTTGATTTGGAGGCATTGGAACTGAATCGCTGGATAAAAGCTTTAAGTTCATTGGCCCGGTCTGTGACCTTCTTGTTTTCCGCCTGTTTTTGTCTCAGGTTCAGGCGGCTTGCCTGATACCAGAAGTCGTAATTTCCCACATAAACACAGATTTTACTAAAATCAATGTCTGCAATGTGGGTACACACCTGATTCATGAAATGACGGTCATGGGATACCACGATGACCGTGTTCTGGAAACGGTATAGAAAATCCTCAAGCCAGGCAATGGATTTGATGTCCAGGTTATTGGTGGGTTCATCCAGAAGCAGGATGTCTGGATTCCCGAACAGGGCCTGGGCAAGAAGAACCCTTACTTTTTCCCCGCCTTCGAGTTCTTTCATCTTTTTTTCATGCAAATCTTCGCTGATTCCCAGGCTGTTTAAAAGAACTGCGGCTTCAGATTCTGCCTCATAGCCGTTCATCTCCCCGAATTCTATCTCAAGCTCACCGGACCGTATTCCGTCTGCTTCGGAAAAATCGGGTTTGGCATAAATCGCATCTCTTTGTATCATGATTTTATACAGTTTTTCATATCCCATGATAACCGTGTTTAAAATCGTTTCTTCATCAAAGGCAAAGTGATCCTGCCGTAACACTGCGATCCTTTCCCCGGAACCAACTGAGACGGTTCCTGTGTCTGATTCAATATCACCTGAAAGAATTTTTAAGAATGTTGACTTTCCTGCACCATTGGCACCGATAAGTCCGTAACAATTGCCCGGTGCAAATTTTATATTGACATCTTTGAACAGAACTCTCTTGCCATAGGCGAGGGTGACGTTGGTTGTGCAAATCATTATTGGTTTATTTCCTTTTTATTAAACAAAAAACCACAGGAATTAATCCTGTGGTTTGAAAATTGGCTGTATTTTATCATTTTTTTGGATTAAAAGGAAATTTTTATTTGACAAAAAGCCCGATGGTTTTTCCATCTTTCAGGTTGACAAGGCCTTCCTCGCATATTTTTAAATAGGGAATGGCCGGGCTGGTCATTGTGATCAGGGATAATATGGGATCTTCAAAAACAACTCCCAGCTCTTTGGCAGCCTGGTTGACCTGTTTTGTGCGCCCGGCAATCTGTTCAATGGAAAGATCCGACATAATGCCCATGATGGGCATGGGAAGCTCGGCCAGCACGCGGCCATTTGAACAGACAACAACTCCGCCCTGCAATTGACCGATCCTGTTCACCGCCAGGGCCATATCTGCTTCATCGGCTCCCATAACCGTGATGTCCCGGGTATCCCAGGATGCACTGGCGGCAATGGCACCCTGTTTCATTCCCACACCGGAAACCAGGCCGGTAAAGCATTGGTTTGACTTTTTTACCCGGTCCACTGCCGCAATTTTAATAATGTCCTTTTCAATATCCACTTGTATCTGGTTATTCTTCACGGGCATGGACAGAATCTGTTCCTTGGTCACAAGCTGGGTTATCTTTTCAATGATTCTCACCTCTGCCTTTTTGGTTCCCGTTGGTGCCTGTATCTGAAAATCATTTTGTGAAAATGTTTTTTTCAGGTTCACACTGTTCAGACTTTTGGGGGAATAGGTATGGACTCTTGGTAAAACTTTGCATTCCCCGTCCCTGGCAATGACTTGTCCATTGCTGATTACCCAGGCAGGTTTAATAGTCCTGATGTCCGGAATAATGCACAGATCAGCAAACCGTCCAGGTGCAATGCCTCCGACCATATGATCAATCCCGAAATGTTCTGCTACGTTCAAGGTCACCATCCTGACCGCATCCACCGGGTCAAAGCCTAACTTAATGGCTTTCTGGAGTACATATTCCAGAGTCCCGTTTTTCATCAAAAATTCGGGTGACACACTGTCTGTGACCAGGATCAACCGACGAAGGTCGATTTCCAGGTCTTTTATTGTGGAAATCGCTTCAAGATCTTCTCGAACACCGCCTTCCCGTGCCATGACATAGATCCCCATTCTCAACCGTTCCAGGGCCTGCTCCATGGTAATGGGTTCATGGCAGGATGATACCCCCGCCCCCACATAGGCAGCAAGTTTTTCACCCCTGGCTCCTGCGGAATGGCCTTCCACGGTTTTTCCCATAGCCAGTGTCATGTTCATTAGCGGCAGGATGCGTTCCGGATACTGGAGCATGGATTGCCAGTACACCTCGCCCAGGCCCAGCACGTCCTCCCTTTTTAAAAGCTTTTCCAGCTCATCTTCAGGAATCCCGTTGGTGGCTTTGCTGATGGACACCATCACGGGAGCCGTGTTGAAAACCTTGACCGGCTGGTCCTGGTAAGATTCAATGAAATCTATTACACCGTCAATCCCTGCAACCGGATAGGCCTCTGTGGTTTCCGTCACCATGCAGGTGGTTCCTCCGGCAATGGCATAGGGTAGAAACTGGGTTGGTGAAAAATAATTGGCCAGATGGGTATGTCCGTCAATCAACCCTGGAATAACCGTCATCCCTTTTGCATCAATCACCAGGGTATTTGGCCCTGTTTGTGCATCTGCATCCTGGCTGATACAGGCAATCCATTTGTCCTTGATGCAAATGGAATGGTCATCCATTATTTCGCCTGTATAGACATTTAAAATTTTGCAGTTTAAAATTACCAGATCCGCTTTTTGAATCCCGGCAGCAACATCCATCAGCGTTTGTTTGTTTTGATTGAAAAACATCTTTTTTTTCATGGGATTTATCCTCCAGTCTTTTTTTTGTACGCTCCCTGCCGGTCTTTCCTTTTTTACATCTGTTTTTTTTGTTCGGTATATTCCGGTAAAGTTTGCACAGGACATATTGATTTTGTTTGCAATGGTCATTTCCATTGCCATGCATCTTTTTTTTTCAGCACTGAATTTGGGCCATCACCATGAAGCCATGCGTCTGCAGAAACATTTTCGCCCAGCCAGGTGTCCCAAAAAGCCGTACTCAGAGCAACTATAGCCTGATTATAATGCAGATTTGTTGCTTTTGTGTTTTTTGATAAAGAACGAATGCTAAAATCCGAGTGTTTAGCCTCGTAAAGCACAAGTTCGTATTTGCCCCCGGGCGGCAATGCCGGGAACACTGCCAGACGCGATTTCATGTCAACAGTACCAATGGGAGCAATATCTTTTGTGCCGGTTATCAGCATCCACGGTATTTTTACATTGCCGAACATCTGCGTGGTGTCCTCTCCATGGGGAGTGCTGGGGCTGAAGATGATGGCGGCTTTTATTCGTAAGTCGGTAAAAGACGCATTACCTAAGCTTGTTGTTTGCCCGCTTACTGCCTGTGTGGTCATGGCACCAAATGAATGTCCTGACATGCCGATCCGGTCAAGGTCCATGCGTTCGTGTAAAGCATGTCCTTTGGTGGTGTTCCATTTTTCGAGCTGATCCAGTACCAATGGGATATCCTTTAACCGCAGCATGAAGTTCCGGGGGCTGGCTGCTCCTTTCAGGGCTGTTATCCGCTCATCCGGTGCTTTACCCTTCCATATGGAATCATCACTTCCCGGATGCTGGATAAATATGGCCATGTAGCCGTTTGCAGCCCAGTGTTGACCCAGGTAGGCATTGTCTTTGCATGATCCTCCCAAGCCATGGCAGAACATTACTACAGGTGCAGGTGAATATTGTGCCGGAAGATAGACAAGAACCGGAACAGCGCGATACCTTATTGGGTCATTGACCACAAGTTCAAGTCTTTCTGGGTTTTGTTGATGAAAAATCATTGCAGGGTCATAGGCATTGATTTGTTCCTGAACAGGTGCTTGGAATGAAATCATGGGAAAAAGCTGTTTTGTCCTTAATACTGATTGGTTTTCAGCAGCACAAGGGTGCAGGCTTCAACTACATCAATGCCGGCCTGTTTTAATTGATCATATACGTTTTTGTTTTCCGTGCCGGGATTAAAAATGATTCGTTTGGGGGCTAACTGAATGATGTCCTTGATGATGGATTCCTGTCGTGCCGGGCCAAGGTACAGGGTAACAGTATCTATTTTTTCA belongs to Desulfobacula toluolica Tol2 and includes:
- a CDS encoding ABC-F family ATP-binding cassette domain-containing protein, whose product is MICTTNVTLAYGKRVLFKDVNIKFAPGNCYGLIGANGAGKSTFLKILSGDIESDTGTVSVGSGERIAVLRQDHFAFDEETILNTVIMGYEKLYKIMIQRDAIYAKPDFSEADGIRSGELEIEFGEMNGYEAESEAAVLLNSLGISEDLHEKKMKELEGGEKVRVLLAQALFGNPDILLLDEPTNNLDIKSIAWLEDFLYRFQNTVIVVSHDRHFMNQVCTHIADIDFSKICVYVGNYDFWYQASRLNLRQKQAENKKVTDRANELKAFIQRFSSNASKSKQATSRKKLLEKLTLEDMPVSSRKYPFICFKPERSCGNVILEVENLTKTIDGEKVLNNVSFTVNGGDKIAFVGQNSPAKTTLFQILAGEMEPDSGTFKWGITITRSYFPKEHSTYFKGDQSLIDWLLQFAPPKEGESFARTFLGRMLFSGEEALKKISMLSGGEKVRCMLSKMMLSQSNALILDEPTNHLDLESITALNDSLVKFQEVILFTSHDHEFVNSVANRIIEITPGEVIDRLMTFDEYIESNEVAKIRESMI
- a CDS encoding adenine deaminase C-terminal domain-containing protein, encoding MKKKMFFNQNKQTLMDVAAGIQKADLVILNCKILNVYTGEIMDDHSICIKDKWIACISQDADAQTGPNTLVIDAKGMTVIPGLIDGHTHLANYFSPTQFLPYAIAGGTTCMVTETTEAYPVAGIDGVIDFIESYQDQPVKVFNTAPVMVSISKATNGIPEDELEKLLKREDVLGLGEVYWQSMLQYPERILPLMNMTLAMGKTVEGHSAGARGEKLAAYVGAGVSSCHEPITMEQALERLRMGIYVMAREGGVREDLEAISTIKDLEIDLRRLILVTDSVSPEFLMKNGTLEYVLQKAIKLGFDPVDAVRMVTLNVAEHFGIDHMVGGIAPGRFADLCIIPDIRTIKPAWVISNGQVIARDGECKVLPRVHTYSPKSLNSVNLKKTFSQNDFQIQAPTGTKKAEVRIIEKITQLVTKEQILSMPVKNNQIQVDIEKDIIKIAAVDRVKKSNQCFTGLVSGVGMKQGAIAASASWDTRDITVMGADEADMALAVNRIGQLQGGVVVCSNGRVLAELPMPIMGIMSDLSIEQIAGRTKQVNQAAKELGVVFEDPILSLITMTSPAIPYLKICEEGLVNLKDGKTIGLFVK
- a CDS encoding alpha/beta hydrolase family protein: MISFQAPVQEQINAYDPAMIFHQQNPERLELVVNDPIRYRAVPVLVYLPAQYSPAPVVMFCHGLGGSCKDNAYLGQHWAANGYMAIFIQHPGSDDSIWKGKAPDERITALKGAASPRNFMLRLKDIPLVLDQLEKWNTTKGHALHERMDLDRIGMSGHSFGAMTTQAVSGQTTSLGNASFTDLRIKAAIIFSPSTPHGEDTTQMFGNVKIPWMLITGTKDIAPIGTVDMKSRLAVFPALPPGGKYELVLYEAKHSDFSIRSLSKNTKATNLHYNQAIVALSTAFWDTWLGENVSADAWLHGDGPNSVLKKKDAWQWK
- a CDS encoding CoA-binding protein, whose translation is MENVAVIGASPNQDRYSNKAIRMLIEYNHTPIPVAPKHKEIEGKKVYQALEDIPEKIDTVTLYLGPARQESIIKDIIQLAPKRIIFNPGTENKNVYDQLKQAGIDVVEACTLVLLKTNQY